Proteins encoded in a region of the Psychromicrobium lacuslunae genome:
- a CDS encoding phage tail domain-containing protein has product MIYQTTPGMYRVSWNGLQLGDGTGYFVKNLEGWDDDPGVDDGSAANPQSAGGQDGRLLPTARTVTLDLDIVGDTQQETHELRMALLRATPIIDQIGRLLTDKGFGPEFVNARIIRRSIPLPIGFGNIVPVSLQWKAQDPRRYSLSEHKAVLHPYQAPPGLDFDFDLPFDFPANTGGYSNRATLTNQGTYDTPLNIELKGPLQDPAFTLYTPERVRAYRVAFPLQAGDTLVIRPAPSTVVLNGSASRYGSIRGALIEDLFIPPGESTLALNGTGSDQASLTAYWRDAII; this is encoded by the coding sequence ATGATCTACCAAACAACACCCGGCATGTACCGGGTCAGCTGGAACGGCCTTCAACTGGGCGACGGTACCGGGTATTTCGTGAAGAATCTTGAGGGCTGGGATGACGATCCGGGGGTTGATGACGGTTCGGCGGCTAATCCTCAGTCGGCGGGCGGGCAGGATGGCAGGCTTTTGCCGACTGCCCGCACCGTCACCCTGGATCTGGACATTGTGGGAGACACCCAGCAAGAAACCCACGAGCTTCGGATGGCGTTGCTCAGAGCCACACCGATCATTGACCAGATTGGCCGGTTGCTGACGGATAAGGGGTTCGGGCCCGAGTTCGTCAACGCCAGGATCATCCGCCGATCCATCCCGTTGCCTATTGGGTTCGGGAATATCGTGCCGGTGTCGTTGCAGTGGAAGGCTCAAGACCCGCGCCGCTACTCGCTGTCGGAGCACAAAGCAGTCCTGCACCCTTATCAGGCACCGCCTGGCCTGGATTTTGATTTCGATTTGCCGTTCGATTTCCCGGCGAACACGGGCGGGTACAGTAACCGGGCGACACTAACGAATCAGGGTACGTATGACACGCCCTTGAACATCGAGTTGAAGGGTCCGCTTCAAGACCCGGCTTTTACCTTGTATACGCCGGAGCGGGTCCGGGCTTATCGGGTGGCGTTCCCACTCCAGGCCGGGGATACCCTCGTGATCCGGCCTGCGCCCTCGACCGTGGTGCTGAACGGTTCGGCGTCGCGGTACGGGTCGATCCGGGGCGCACTCATCGAGGATCTTTTCATTCCACCGGGCGAATCAACCCTGGCCCTGAACGGTACCGGTTCGGACCAGGCTTCACTGACCGCTTACTGGCGCGACGCCATTATCTAA
- a CDS encoding sialidase family protein, with amino-acid sequence MAIVTGNIKDFGAQTIEGVKLTFWMDGASFQAGTLLAPRKEIIKPGGDGSFSVDLTPTEGLNPARWYQLDIDWPTSDDQTQGTTRLPMVFNVPASGGQLSELLAVKQGPTAVITKGDKGDKGDTGADSTVPGPANQLAIGTVTGGVTAGASITGNPPNQTLNLTLPKGDKGDKGDAGPVGAGVPTGGAALQVLRRKSDNSTTEWATADKALVGLSNVDNTTDINKPISVAQKAAFDAIKSGATVLPSSGTGTVRVGQTRVVPGIDSKYAAFPSATVLADGRIFLVWREGADHIAARDGVVKAAYSSDQGLTWTAATTIFTDPTTGVDLRDPTTSTSPDKKILYVTYIKGTASLNAAGFFLRISQDQGATWGSEIRIDPHPYSAGTAPIITLPNGNLLATWYGKQNTSDAKDSVFWSKSTNGGTTWGAPVKFADGVQAGTDFQEPYASIQGQYVVIMFRWGNADRIGITKSLNGGTTWTNPAPAFVGSGRPSNLITSNYTLICVYRNLPGAQVAQHGVMRVSQDLGATWTAPHLVERTNPGFWTYSGPVEVGKGQIFCPTTVEVSSSISKLSLRYLIEGGGISPYGDAAAKLADKALDRANTVAVADAFDRADGPIGQSDNGTDWVGTGPVISGGTLFDNRSDGFNVIYANTLTGDNEVEAEVAWGGASGVYLLCRVQDANNYLMFGIESNGANARLYKVVGGTATQLGTAAVSAPANVFHKLKVVNVGGNVRCYIEDIQVIVVTDSSLQGQTWVGLRTGVAATGPVHLVRNFIARRRGGLLS; translated from the coding sequence TTGGCTATCGTTACCGGCAATATCAAAGACTTCGGCGCGCAAACCATTGAAGGGGTGAAGCTGACGTTCTGGATGGACGGCGCATCATTCCAAGCAGGCACGCTACTGGCACCGCGCAAAGAGATCATTAAACCGGGCGGGGATGGTTCGTTCAGTGTGGATCTCACCCCGACCGAGGGGTTGAATCCGGCGCGCTGGTATCAGCTCGATATTGATTGGCCGACCAGCGACGACCAAACCCAAGGCACAACCCGGTTGCCGATGGTTTTCAACGTCCCCGCTAGTGGCGGGCAACTCTCTGAACTGCTGGCCGTCAAGCAAGGCCCAACAGCGGTTATCACCAAAGGCGACAAGGGGGATAAGGGGGATACGGGTGCTGATTCGACCGTGCCCGGCCCCGCCAACCAACTCGCCATTGGTACCGTCACTGGTGGTGTGACTGCTGGGGCGAGCATCACCGGTAACCCACCTAACCAGACCCTGAACTTGACCCTGCCGAAAGGTGACAAGGGCGATAAGGGCGATGCTGGTCCGGTCGGGGCAGGAGTCCCCACTGGCGGGGCAGCGTTGCAGGTCCTTCGGAGAAAATCCGACAACTCAACGACCGAATGGGCAACCGCTGACAAGGCCCTGGTTGGGCTCAGCAACGTGGACAACACCACCGACATCAATAAGCCGATTTCGGTGGCGCAGAAAGCCGCGTTTGACGCGATCAAATCCGGGGCCACGGTCCTGCCGTCCTCGGGTACCGGCACGGTCAGGGTGGGGCAAACCCGTGTCGTGCCCGGCATCGACTCCAAGTATGCGGCGTTTCCGTCCGCGACAGTGTTGGCTGATGGCCGGATTTTCCTGGTCTGGCGTGAAGGTGCTGACCATATTGCGGCCCGTGACGGTGTGGTGAAGGCCGCCTACTCATCGGATCAGGGATTGACCTGGACTGCGGCGACCACGATTTTCACGGACCCGACAACTGGTGTGGATTTGCGTGACCCCACCACCTCGACCTCGCCGGATAAGAAAATCCTTTATGTCACCTACATCAAGGGCACCGCGTCACTGAATGCGGCAGGGTTTTTCTTGCGGATCTCCCAAGACCAGGGCGCGACATGGGGTAGCGAGATCAGGATTGACCCGCACCCGTACAGTGCAGGCACGGCACCGATCATCACCCTCCCCAATGGCAATCTTTTGGCGACGTGGTATGGGAAGCAAAACACCTCCGATGCTAAGGACAGCGTGTTTTGGTCGAAGTCCACCAATGGCGGAACCACCTGGGGTGCGCCAGTGAAATTCGCTGACGGCGTCCAAGCCGGGACCGACTTCCAGGAGCCCTACGCGAGCATTCAGGGCCAGTACGTCGTGATCATGTTCCGCTGGGGGAACGCGGACCGGATCGGCATCACCAAGAGTCTCAACGGCGGCACGACGTGGACGAACCCGGCCCCCGCTTTCGTGGGCTCGGGGCGACCGTCGAATCTGATCACCTCGAATTACACGCTGATTTGTGTGTACCGGAACCTGCCCGGTGCGCAGGTCGCTCAGCACGGTGTGATGAGGGTGTCACAAGACCTCGGCGCGACGTGGACGGCCCCGCACCTGGTGGAGCGCACTAACCCCGGCTTCTGGACCTATTCAGGCCCGGTCGAGGTCGGTAAGGGGCAAATCTTCTGCCCCACCACCGTTGAGGTGAGTTCCAGTATTTCGAAACTTTCCTTGAGGTACCTGATTGAGGGCGGCGGGATCTCGCCCTACGGTGACGCAGCAGCGAAGCTCGCCGACAAAGCACTTGACCGCGCCAACACGGTTGCTGTCGCGGATGCGTTTGATCGGGCTGACGGGCCTATTGGGCAGTCGGATAACGGCACTGACTGGGTCGGTACCGGCCCCGTCATCTCCGGCGGCACCCTTTTTGACAACCGCTCAGATGGTTTCAATGTCATCTATGCCAACACGCTCACCGGCGATAACGAGGTAGAGGCTGAGGTGGCTTGGGGCGGGGCGTCAGGGGTTTATCTGCTCTGCCGCGTCCAAGACGCCAACAACTATTTGATGTTCGGCATCGAATCGAACGGGGCCAACGCCCGGCTCTACAAAGTCGTCGGTGGGACCGCAACCCAGCTCGGCACCGCAGCCGTGTCGGCCCCGGCGAATGTTTTCCACAAACTCAAGGTGGTCAACGTCGGCGGGAACGTCCGCTGCTACATCGAAGACATTCAAGTCATTGTCGTCACCGACTCCAGCCTGCAAGGCCAAACATGGGTCGGCTTGAGAACCGGCGTCGCGGCCACCGGCCCGGTGCACCTGGTGCGGAACTTCATCGCCCGCCGACGCGGCGGACTACTCAGCTAA
- a CDS encoding phage tail protein, with protein sequence MASGVELARAFITLIPAMPGAQQSITNQLAPASAKAGQAGSSSLGGAFVSGLKKFAVPVAGALAAFSVGKFIKGSVAEFQSYQGAVNAFGRIAGGSVQQFSGLRAAIQLSGVDVNAAQSSMTIFSKNLGKAAQDGTKTAAMAKTLGTNFLDASGQVKPMSEILPALSDKFKAMPDGAQKTALAMQLFGRSGATLLPFLNKGSAGIAELTAQAGKMGLVLDETDQKIFGASKSSIRQFTMSMQGLKVAVGSTALPILTAFGNLGRAVLVPVIQLIARGFSAARAPVLAFAGHVQAMADRIGAITTGLIALFTKGDFTGGLRKALGLEEDSKIVGVLFSIRDAVGAVFSNIKGYFTGLNLGSVFSTLGQSFGPLIPQVVQLASSLSPLGLIFKSLAPLLPQIGSMFSQLGQTLATSLGAALKAVLPALGQVAQSLTTGLGQAFQAILPAISSLVPVIGQALGSLAGVIGSVVAAIAPMISQILPPLVGLFSQLIPVVANLVSSILPPLASIVTTIIGAIGPLISAILPPLIGLFQKIIPPVMQLVSSVLPPIATLFGVIVAAIAPLITQIASLLIPIINALMPVVTTVFGVIASIITSVMQIIQGVIQVVTGIISGNWSMVWTGIKNIFGGIWNTIVNVISGAIKIVGSVIGAGLNIARSIVSNVLGAIGNFFASTWRNVTNGVSGFIGGFLDFFRKMPGQILGFLSGLGSSLWNIGRDMIQGLLDGAGSLLRGIGDFFLRMIPGWIVEPFKAALGIHSPSTVFRDEVGAMIPAGLVEGIDGGVAQVDASLRSLVTVPKLPSLAHYRPAAPEYGGGLGAASLSERNSPLVHIENQYVQKDDTAADVANELEFKARAKAGGLVFA encoded by the coding sequence ATGGCGTCAGGCGTTGAACTTGCGCGGGCATTCATCACCCTCATACCGGCCATGCCGGGGGCTCAACAGAGCATTACGAACCAGCTTGCCCCGGCCTCAGCGAAGGCCGGGCAGGCCGGTTCCAGTTCACTCGGTGGTGCTTTTGTTAGCGGGCTGAAGAAGTTCGCAGTCCCCGTTGCCGGTGCCTTGGCAGCCTTCAGCGTCGGCAAGTTCATCAAAGGCTCGGTGGCAGAGTTTCAGTCTTACCAGGGTGCTGTGAACGCTTTCGGTCGGATCGCGGGCGGCTCCGTCCAGCAATTCTCGGGGCTGCGCGCAGCCATCCAACTCTCCGGTGTTGACGTGAACGCCGCCCAATCGTCAATGACGATCTTCTCCAAGAATCTGGGTAAGGCTGCGCAGGACGGCACAAAAACAGCCGCGATGGCCAAGACCCTGGGCACGAACTTCCTGGACGCTTCCGGGCAGGTCAAGCCCATGTCTGAGATCCTCCCCGCGCTGTCTGACAAGTTCAAAGCCATGCCGGACGGTGCCCAAAAAACCGCTCTCGCCATGCAGCTCTTTGGCCGTTCCGGCGCTACGCTCCTGCCCTTCCTGAACAAAGGATCAGCGGGCATTGCTGAGCTGACGGCGCAGGCCGGGAAAATGGGGTTGGTCCTGGATGAGACTGACCAGAAAATTTTTGGGGCGTCGAAGTCGTCCATCCGCCAGTTCACCATGTCCATGCAAGGACTCAAGGTGGCTGTCGGGTCCACAGCGCTGCCAATACTGACCGCTTTCGGAAATCTTGGCCGCGCCGTGCTGGTCCCGGTCATTCAACTAATAGCCCGTGGATTCTCAGCGGCGCGTGCCCCGGTGCTGGCCTTCGCCGGTCATGTCCAGGCGATGGCTGACCGGATTGGCGCAATCACCACCGGATTGATTGCCCTCTTCACTAAAGGCGACTTCACTGGCGGTCTTCGTAAGGCTCTCGGCCTTGAAGAGGACTCGAAGATTGTTGGCGTGCTGTTTAGCATCAGGGATGCGGTAGGAGCAGTCTTCAGCAACATCAAAGGCTACTTCACTGGTCTGAATCTTGGTTCTGTTTTCAGCACGCTGGGGCAAAGCTTCGGCCCCCTCATCCCGCAAGTCGTCCAGCTAGCTTCTTCGCTGTCGCCGCTGGGTTTGATCTTCAAATCCCTAGCCCCGCTGCTGCCGCAAATAGGGTCGATGTTCTCCCAGCTCGGCCAGACCCTGGCCACCTCCCTGGGTGCGGCACTCAAGGCTGTTCTCCCGGCACTGGGGCAAGTCGCCCAGTCGCTCACCACCGGTTTGGGACAAGCCTTCCAGGCGATCCTGCCAGCGATCTCCAGCCTTGTACCCGTCATCGGACAAGCCCTCGGGTCACTGGCTGGAGTGATCGGCTCGGTTGTGGCCGCTATCGCTCCGATGATCAGCCAGATCTTGCCGCCCCTGGTGGGCCTGTTCTCACAGCTCATTCCGGTGGTGGCCAACCTGGTGAGTTCGATCCTGCCGCCTTTGGCCTCAATCGTCACAACCATTATCGGCGCGATTGGTCCACTCATCTCAGCAATCCTGCCGCCACTGATTGGGCTGTTCCAAAAGATCATCCCACCGGTAATGCAACTGGTGAGTTCTGTCCTGCCGCCTATCGCAACCCTGTTCGGCGTCATCGTCGCCGCGATTGCACCTTTGATTACACAGATCGCTTCTTTGCTCATCCCGATCATTAATGCGCTCATGCCGGTGGTGACCACTGTGTTCGGGGTGATCGCCTCAATCATCACATCGGTGATGCAGATCATCCAGGGCGTGATCCAGGTCGTGACCGGCATCATTTCGGGCAATTGGTCGATGGTGTGGACCGGGATCAAGAACATTTTCGGTGGGATCTGGAACACCATCGTGAACGTGATCTCCGGTGCTATTAAGATCGTTGGTTCGGTCATCGGTGCTGGGCTGAACATTGCCCGGTCAATTGTGTCCAACGTGCTTGGCGCTATAGGCAATTTCTTCGCCTCGACGTGGCGGAACGTCACCAACGGTGTGTCCGGGTTCATTGGCGGATTCCTCGACTTCTTCCGGAAAATGCCAGGCCAGATCCTCGGCTTCCTGAGTGGCCTCGGCAGCTCGCTGTGGAATATTGGCCGGGACATGATTCAGGGGCTCCTGGACGGGGCTGGGTCACTGCTACGCGGAATTGGCGACTTCTTCCTTCGGATGATTCCGGGCTGGATTGTGGAGCCTTTCAAAGCCGCTTTGGGGATCCATTCGCCCTCGACCGTTTTCCGTGATGAGGTCGGCGCGATGATCCCAGCCGGTTTGGTCGAAGGCATTGATGGCGGGGTAGCTCAGGTCGATGCTTCACTCCGAAGCCTTGTCACAGTGCCCAAGCTTCCTTCTCTCGCTCATTACCGGCCAGCAGCGCCTGAGTATGGCGGAGGGCTGGGCGCAGCGAGCCTGTCAGAGCGCAACAGTCCTCTCGTGCACATCGAAAACCAGTACGTGCAGAAGGACGACACAGCAGCCGACGTGGCGAACGAGCTGGAGTTCAAAGCACGCGCGAAGGCGGGAGGTTTGGTGTTCGCATGA